Below is a genomic region from bacterium.
TCGTCCTCCTTTGGATAACCCTTAACTATCACAGGCTCTATTAGCTCAGCATTAAGATTCTTTATTAATCCCTTTATCTGCTCGACGAACATTCCTCCCCACCCGAAAGAACCGATCATGGAGACGAACTTTACTTTTGGTCTTAGCGCGTTCGCGAGGAATGCTGCGTAAACGGCAGCGGGATGCGCACCAGCAAGAACCATCGGCGT
It encodes:
- a CDS encoding FprA family A-type flavoprotein, which gives rise to KPFNLPKSDIGELAMALVDAATIVIATPMVLAGAHATPMVLAGAHPAAVYAAFLANALRPKVKFVSMIGSFGWGGMFVEQIKGLIKNLNAELIEPVIVKGYPKEDDFKALERLADEIVEKHKSINAV